caaaaaatacaaaaataccttgctgcgttctatttctatttattttatttggcgttcgatctatcaatctactacaatttaccttacgttcgtttgcctatcttgaggcgccgtaccccggaagggattgacaacccctttaacacgtcgggttgcgaggatttgttatctgtgtgcaggggttgtttacgttgtgttgcttggttctcctactggctcgataaccttggtttcatatatgagggaaatacctaccgctgctgtgctgcatcatcccttcctctttgggaaaataccgacgtagcttcaagcgacatcaatgAGTCACGTGAATGGGATCAAGATATAATCATGGATATATCCAATGCAACAAACTGAGTtcgggaggggggtgggtggggtgggggggggagggggaaccAAATGTGTTTCATACTGATCATAGTTGAGATAGAGGCCAAATATAACGGGATATATCAGAAAATTTCAATGGGCTAGGGGATGGGGAGGGGGTGCTAGCCTAGGCTACTCCCCAGGAAGTTTAGCCACTGGTTGTGTGATGTCACACTTATGTCAATTTTAGGGAGAAACTAACCAGGGGAGGTGGGGGGCTTGGGAGGCCTTCCAAATGGGCAGTTTGGTGGGCAGCCACCCCCAAAGTGGTGCGTCCAACCGCTGTCTAGTGTCGCATGCTCGGCGCACCCCGCGGTAGCATAGTTTTTTTTAATTAAAAATACGGTGTTGCTAAATTTCAGTCGACTAACACTTCGACTGAGAGTTGCTTCAAGATTTGCGCTGGGAGTGGGTTTATCTCATTTGGGCCTGTTAAGGTCCATGTTCGGCCCGGTTCTCCTTTTTTTTCTGTCTCTTGTGGTTGTTTGGGCTATTTTTTGTTCGCGGACTAGGTGGTTTGCGCTATGGGATGGTGAGGTGTGGGGGCTTTTTTTTTGTTATGGGGCATTTTTGCTAGGCATGCTAGTATCTTTCCCCTAACTCGTttctttttttttcaattttgcTTTTATTGTGGTGCACTGACGGACGCTAGTTATGCACTTGGCTCTTTTTTCCTATGATGATATGTTTTAGAGGAGACAAAAATGCTTCATCAATTTTTTTCCATTGTTTTTAtgtttttttattctttttggtTTTCCCATTTCTACTTTTCTAAAGGACTTTTTGTAAATACATGTATGAATTTTAAAATTGTATAAAAAATTCGCATATTTTTTCTAAAATTACATGTTTTCtaaattttattttaattttgcaTGCATTTTAGTGTAATTTCTCTTATATGTAACTATAGTTGCACACTCATTAGCTATGCACAGTTAGGTGTTCATCGTCCATGTGAAACTTTTCTCAAAAATCAAAATTATTAgcttttaaaaaaaattatgttCTTCTTTTATTTGTAGTTTCTATCCTTTTCTTGTATTGACAAATTTCTTTTCTGTTATGCACACATGCGCCATCTTCGTGTAGCTCACATAAGCATTTTGTGTGTAAGATATGGCTTGTTTTTAGTTATTAATTTTAAATGGCAACATCAAGTGTGGGCTCCCTGGGAAAAAAATCCTGCAAGTGTGGGCTCCCCGGAAAAAATCATAAGAGTGGGCAGGTGCATGTATGCCACCAGGCACGGGTGTTCATACACTGATATAATAACGACACATCGAAAGGCCAAATGTTAGGAGACTAACAATGGTTGGAACATCGACCGATCTGCACAATCTTCCCATAATGTACAATTTACAACTACAAACTTCTCTCCACGTCATAATCTGCTTCATTGTACTTGTGCAATCAGTACGTAGTATAACGGTATATTACTTAACTTGAACAGCAGCAAATGTCATGCTGGATACTGGGGTTTACAAAAGCTTGCACAATCTGTTAAGGATATTAGATGATTCACTGTGGGATGCTTTGAGAATAGTGTGCAATATATTTGAATGAGATCTGATTATGTGAACATAAATATTTTGATTAATAATACCAGAACTAATTCTCTGGATAGAATTTCTCCAGATCCCGCAAGCAAACTAATAGTTGCGTGAGAGATAGGCACTGCCATACTTGTGTAAATTAAAAATTGAAATTTATAGCGCACAAACCAGCTGCCTCGTCCAGATCCCATAAACTAAAGTTGTCACGTATGTATGTGGGACGAGAGAGAGAATACGAAGCTAGCACACGACGAGACAAGGACACACACCGGACGTCACAAGCAACGTCTCGGCACAATAAATCCATGCACGTGTGCATGGACGTGCATGTTTTCCATGGGGATGAGCGAACGTGATCAATCAATCATCGAACTGGACGGCGGAGCTGTACACGGCATCTGGCTTCCAGTTGGCGGGGATGACCTGGTCGGCGACGAGCGACCTGCCAGACCCGTTGGTGACCCGCAGCGAGAAGGGCCCCCGCAGCGAGCGGCGCGTGTCCAGGCGCCAGATGGAGCCCCACGAATGCCTCATCGGAACCCACGGCCCTGTCGGCTCGCCGTCGTCCATGAGGTCCACCTGCGCCACGTCTCCGTCACCATTCCCGTACTCCACCAGGATAGCCAGGTAGTTCGGGTTCGAACCCTTCTCCACGTGGAACGTCACGGACAACCCCGTGTACTCGCACGACACCCTCTTGAACTGCATGTCGATGATGCCGGCGTGGCGGAGCTCGTCGTTGCGGCCGTCCTTGGCCATGGCGCCGAAGGCGGTGCCGCTGAGGTCGAAGTGGTAGCGGGCGACGGGGTAGTAGTTCATGTCCGTGATGATCACCGTCTCGGGGACGCCAGAGCACGCCGGGTGAGCCTTGCCCACGCACCTTATCTGCATGCAACAATACAGGATCAATGCATCAGCTTGGAGCTGGACAAACGGAACGACAAGCACGTACTGTCAGTGTCAGGCAACTAGTAACTAATTAAACTGCAATGCCGGCTGACCTGGTAGCAGGAGCCGCATCCCTTGCCGTCCTTGAAGAGCGGCTCGTTGCCGCACGACGTCATGGCGTTGAACGGCGGCAGGTTCACGTTCTTGAACCCGCACGCGCCACCATTGTCGTCCGGCCCGGCTCCATCGGGAGCGCCGTACCAGGTGGCCCTGGCGTCTAGCCAGCCGCCAGAGGAGCCGTTGGTGCTGCCGGAGCCGGAGCCTGGGCTGGGGGTAGCGGGCGCAGGTGGAGGTGTAACGGCGACGGGGCTGGGGGTAGCGGGGGCAGGTCTAGGTCTAGGTGTGGGGGCAGGTGCGGGTCCAGGGCAGCCGCAGCAGCCATCGGCGGCGAGCAGGCAGAGGAGAGCGACTGCGACGgcgtaggaggaggaggaggtcgctgcCATGGCTCGCTTGCTTGCTGGTCTCGCTGGTTACTGATCGAAGGCTCTACTGTGGTGGTTAATGCCGTTGGGGAGCTTGCAAATTTATAGGCCAGCAGCTTAAATGCTAGGGAGCGTCTTCTTGGTGTACCACTCGAGATCAAAAGGAAGGACGGAATGAATGGAGATGATCGACGGGTAGAGAAGCGGACGAGGAGCCGTGATTGGCAACCTAGCTTTGGGCCCTACCGGTTCACATGTGCATGGAGGGAGCCACTCAACCGGCTGCTTACACCCTTGGCCGTGCTCACGAGATGCATttccctcgacttttaaatatcATCTTCCGTCCCATCATCAATCATACATATATAGTACTACTCTACATTACAGGTACTTCCTCCACGTATGCAGCCAGTTTAGAATCATGCAGATTGCAGACCACATAGAAACAACTGAGGCTTCTGTTCTTGGCGTTTTGTTGTGTGTTTAAGCTACGCGTGCTTCGGCAGACGATCAGGACATGCATGTTAATTAAGCACAAACCAGATGGTGGTTACAGGAGTACCCGTGAAACGGTATGTACACGAGTTTCGATCCACTTGACATAATAACGAAACATCATCTAAAGGAGAAGACTACAAATTGTTGGAACATCTGTACAATCTGTCCATTACAAGTTTGCAACCACACACTTCTCTCCACATCATGGTCTGCCTCAGGGCAGTGTGCAATCAGTACAACGGTGGTTGCAAAATCATTGATTAGCTAAAGGTCACACGGCACAACAAGTTTTTCATTTTCAGACCGTTTTTCCACAAAGAAAGTGGAGAATGTTCAACAGAAAAAACAGAAGCAGACGAGTCATGCTGGACTGGATACATGAGTTTACAAAAGCCCGCACCAGGAATACTCCGGCTGAGGAATTGTAGCCTGTTTAGTAGATAAGTGACCAGCCAATTTTGAATTGCCAAAACGTCATATATTTTAAAATAGAGGAAGTAGTGCGCAAAGTGCTTTTACCGGTTCCGGTAAGTACCGGTGGTTCTCTCACCAATAGCATGCTGCCAGCTCAAAAGGTGTACATTTGTATTCCCCTATTTTCTCTATTTAAGTCGTTGATGTTTACTAcacaacttattcttgtagactcgtgttgggcctccaagcgcagaggtttgtaggacagtaacaattctttctcaagtggatgacctaagatttatcaatccatgggaggcgtaggatgaagatggtctctcttaaACAACCCTGTAACAAAATACAAAAATCTCTTGTGTCcgcaacacacccaatacaatggaaaattgtataggtgcactagttcggcgaagagatgatgatacgaGTGTAGTATATGGATAGTAGGTATAGGTATTTATAGTCTAAAAATAAAAATcaacaaggtagcaagtaacaaaagtgagcacaaacggtattgcaatgcttaaaacaAGACCTAGTTTGTCGTTggagcaaaaaaaaaaaaagctaCAACCGGCGACGCTCGGGGCTGTAACCAGCGAAATGATTTGCTGGAACCAGGGAACTGCTGGTGTTGCAAAGCAGGCCATCCAGCCACCCGATGCTGGAATCGGAGGCGCGTATTGCTGCTGCATGTGTAGCAGACCACACGGGGACAGATGTTGCAACTGTCACACGATTTTGCTGGAACTATACACCACATAAGTTACATCCACGTTCGTCAGAGCTACAACTATTCACACGATATCTGCAACTGACGACGCCGTCGTGGACAAATACTACAGCCATACACCGCAGAAGCTACATCCATGTTCACCAGAGCTGCAATAGTTTTGCCGATGTTACAACCGTGtatgccggttctgcaaccgacTCGTCGCCCGCGAGGATACAAGTAGGAGCACGCATGAGTTGCAACCGATCACCCTGAATTTAGCCAATGACCTTGCTGCAACCGGCGGTGAGCACCGCATTGGGGCACGGCAACGAGCAGGGCTGCAACTGGTGGCGGGGGTGAATGCCTCATCCATGCCCGATTGGGACTTCTGTCTTCCCTATTACATCCATGGCAGATGGAGAGCTACTCATACGTTGCAACAGAGGAGGTGAGAGATGCGGGCGTCGTGGGGGATTTTCCCATGTGCGTTGACCAAGCAGGTTGGGGAGAGATGGTTAAGATCCAAGGGTGTGGGGTGCTCTAATCTAACGGCCGCGCGGCGACAGGCCGAGTTTTGAGCCAGCCGACCGTGCCTATTAGTAATCGCTGGGCCTACGTGGGTGCGGCGCCGTTGATTGCTAGCACTATATATAATTAAGTAGGCAACAGCCAACAGGTGCACGCAGGCATTGCTAACAGTCCAACACGAGTAGGGCCGAATCAGTCAAGTTTAAGAACTTCATTTGCTCGGCTAAAAATCAGCACAAAATCAGCCTAGGATTAGACTCTTAAGTTTAATCAGCAACCAACTCTTATCCATCATCCACACCTATGCTCTACAAAGCTAAGCTACCATACCAATCACTACCTTTAAAAAATCATAAAgagttaaaaaaaattgaaactttTTTGTAACAAAGATGACCTAGCGTAATACTCGGGTGAAAAGTTTCACAGAGAAATAACTCTCGTGTTATTCAGCGGAATTTTTTTTGCAAGTCCAAAATAGGGAATAGTAACTTTTATATGGTATCAACTTTTTTGGGTCTAAAATACACGGAAGTCATACCTTCTTGAAACATTTCACCTGAGTATTACGCTAAGCCGTGTTTGTCACAATTTTTGACTCTTTTTGATATTTTCAAATCTTTTCATTATACCACTCCTCACTCTCAGAGAGAAAATTGGGTTATGTCTCAAAGGTTGATACTTTTGAATAATTCACTGAAGGAGTTGTAGGAGAGTGGGCCAAGTCACCACTCTTCATCCATACCTGATACCCTATGAGATACCCTATGAGATACCCTATGAGATTCACAGAAGGTTGGTACTTCTATTTTCTTCTTTGTGCGTTTTAGAATCCAACATTCCAAAAGTATATTTCAGAAATCTACTCATGAATTATGTGTCTAGACATGATCATGTAGTCATATGCTTAATAGGGCCAGAATTTTATTCTCGTCCCGGCCCCCAAAATCTCAGGCCGGCCCTGGGCATGATATCGGCTATACCACTAGTAAATTGTACCTACACAAGTTGAGctttttagggtgattggcgagTTACGACTTGTAATTTCGTGTAACTCCACCTCTAGTTTTTCTTGACCGTCAGATCTGGAAAATCAGTTAAAGAATTATTTTTTGGTCAAAAGGGTAGAATGGTCCTCCAATCCGTTCCGCAGGAGAATTAGCTAACTCGCCCGTCGCCCACGCAAATCATTCTGTTTCTGGTCacatagccgccgccgccctttcCACCGTTTCGATCGAGAGATCCCGCGGCGGCCCCACTCGAGGCAAGCACCAGCAGTCCTCCTCCCTGGTTTAGCTCCTGCCACCAGGGTTCTGGCCCAACGCCAGGAACTGCTAACTGACCGCTGCCGCGCGCTGAGCCCATCGAAGTCTCCCCCGCCCCACTGCCCACTGCAGCGCCTTCCTTCTGTCAAGCAGCCGGCGAGGCGAGCACTCTGTGGACAGGTACCTTTCCCTCCCCTACCCCCCCGGCCCGCGCGTTGCTAGTCGGACCGTCGCCAGATGTCAGGGGAATTTAACTGCAAATATATATTGTGAGCAGTCGGCGACCTTACGTAGTGCAGCTGGGAATCCTTAGTCCACAGTAGATTATTAAATTTGAACTTGGATCCAAAGTTGCAGCATGATTTAGTTTGCATGGTTCTGTACCTGCATATTGTAGGGGATTTTAAACTGTTTATGTGATTCATTTTCACATTTAGTACCCTGTGGACAAAATTATTTGATGCATTCAAGATTACTGCTTTTGAAGTTTGTGTATGATAAAAAAATTAATGGATGGGGTATGATCTTGTGCAGAAGAGACGGATCAGTCATAATGTGGCCAAGTTCAAATTTGTTTCCCTAGACCTACTTCTGTGTTGGGCCTTGCAATTGGCCAATATATAAGATGCAAGTCTGAACACTTGTACTGCTCATATCCTGTTCTACTGTTATGATGTTGAGTTATGGTCATTCTTTTTGGTACATGGAGTTAGTCGAATATTCTGATTCCGGTTTCAATATTTTGTTGACCGACTGTAGAGGGAAGGATGCTACTAGTGATGAAGTAGTCAAGCCTTATACTCTGACTACACTGGATTCTGACATTCGATACTTTGAGCTTGTTTTAAAGGTAATTTATCGTAAACATGTTCCAACCCCACTAATTGTCTATATTTGATTCTGATGATAAGAAGACTATGTGACCACTTGACTAGAATAATTAGCTTCATTGTACACCATATTATTAATTCACTTCTGAGACATGCTGCAGCCAAATAGTTCTGTCAGAACATGACGAACCATCCACAATTATGAGCAATTCTATCATGTCAAGTGTTGTGTTATGATTGGTTGCCATGAAAAGCAATGGACAGATTTTAAATATTACTCATCTTCTACCGCATAAATAGTGCATAGAATTGTCCATTGGATGGCACAGTATGTACAATTTTTAGCTAGCATAAATCTGAATCTTGTAAAAGAAGTGCAGTAGCAACAACATTGAACTGAACTTCTTTGTTGCAATATACGTTAAATTTAAGCAGCAAGAACATCACTTAGTTTAATGTTTTATCTTGAGAACAAGAGAACAAAACATAGACTAACCTGAACAAAATAAGCCATGATGAACTTCTAAAACTTTGACCTTTTTTGTTCAGAGGAATATGTGAGCAGGAAAATTCTTTTAGTTCCGGTGCATGATTGAGACTAGTTGTtaatttgtactccctccgttccaaaatagatgactcagtTGAGTCATcaattttggaacggagggagtatgtgatATGCAGGAATACATGGCCCATGTAAGTGCTGAGTGTATGGCTGAGTACGAAGACAATGTGAGCAGGATGTTTGGTAGCGAGGATGAGGGTTTTGAGTTCTGTAACAAGTATGCTCCTGAGAAAGGCTTTAGTGTGAGGAAAGGATATGTTGAGTGGGATGAAGCGAACGTGAAGATAATTCTGAGGAAACTTATCTATAGCCGTGAAGGTTGCtgaagaggaagagagaagatagGAAGAGGAAGCCACGGAATATCACTTGTGTGGGGTGTAAAGTGAAATTTGTCATTGCAAGAGTTGCGAAAACGGGGCGGTGGTTTGTGAAGGATTTCATCGATGAGTACAACCATCCTCTGGCCCCACGAGACCTTTTTTGCTTTCTGCGTTCCCACAGAAAAATCAGCGGCAAGCAGAAAGCGGACATTATAAAGATGGAAAGTGTTGGAATCCGAAAACACAAAATTATGGATATGTTGTGCATGCAGTACGGTGAATATGACCAGGTTGGATGCACGACGAGGGACATCTATAACTTCTGCCATCACTACAAGCACGAAACAGTCACTGCCGGTGATGCTCAGATGGTGATCCGTCACATGATGGCACGTCAAGAGAGAGACCAAGATTATTTCTTCAAATACTTGGTTGATAAAGATGGGCATATGAAGGGATTGTTCTGGTCCAATACTCAATCTCGGCTTGACTACGAGGCTTTCGATGATGTTGTTGTTTTTGATAGCACATACAAGACCAATAAATACAATCTGTTGTTTGTGCCATTTGTCGGGTTGAATCACACCGCAACATTGTTATCTTTGGATGTGGGATCATTTCTCACGAAACTAACGAGGCGTACGAGTGGATGTTGCGGACATTTTTGGAGGCCATGTTGCAGAAGCATCCGATGTCTGTAATCACTGACTGGGACCTTCGAGTGTAGAGAGCAATCAGAGTGGTGTGGCCTAAGTTAAACCATAGGTTGTGTGTATGGCACATTCAGCAGAACATTGTACGGCATCAACATGATGACAAGGTTGGGGAAGAATTCAGATCTTTCATATATGAATCGTCTTCTATTGAAGAGCATGAGAGAAAATGGATAGAGTTCTTACGAAGGAATGAAGTAACAAGTGAGGAGTACATCCGATGTATCAGATGAGGAAGCTGTGGTGTGCTCCATACCTGGTGGGGCGCTGTTCCTTAGGATTGAGCAGCAATTAGTGGAGTGAGAGCCTCAATTCTGTGTTACATACACATCTTGAGGGTAAGATGACATTTTTTGATATGCTAAAGCACTATGAGTGTTGCCTCAAAATAACGCTTGAATGAGGCCATCCTAGACATCGTGGCCTTGCAGTCCATTCCATTTACAGACACGGATGCTTCAAGTCTTGAGAAACATGCTGCCTAGGTTTTCACGCCTTGTATCTCAGTTGCTCAGATGGAGCATAAATGCGGTCAGCAAATGTGTTATCAGCAACATAATAGAGGCATGGGAGTTGACTACATACGTTGTGGCTAAGATGGATAGAAGAGAGAAGAAGTTCGAGGTGCACTGTGAGGTGAAGGAAGATTCTTTGTACAGGATCAGTTGTTCTTGCCGTAAGCTGGAATGCTTGGGCACACCTTGCTCTCACATATTCTACATCTTGGGAATACGTCAAGTAGAACTGCCGCCCAGGTGTTGTGTTCCCATGAGGTGGATGACGAGTGCGAAGTCTGCTTACCCTCCGACCAGAAAGAGCGAGATGTATGACTAGTCAAAAAGCCTTGTGAGGTACCGTGAGGTGCAGAATTTGAGTCACACGGCATGTTTCCGGGCATGTCAACCT
The Aegilops tauschii subsp. strangulata cultivar AL8/78 chromosome 3, Aet v6.0, whole genome shotgun sequence genome window above contains:
- the LOC109733480 gene encoding expansin-B3, which produces MAATSSSSYAVAVALLCLLAADGCCGCPGPAPAPTPRPRPAPATPSPVAVTPPPAPATPSPGSGSGSTNGSSGGWLDARATWYGAPDGAGPDDNGGACGFKNVNLPPFNAMTSCGNEPLFKDGKGCGSCYQIRCVGKAHPACSGVPETVIITDMNYYPVARYHFDLSGTAFGAMAKDGRNDELRHAGIIDMQFKRVSCEYTGLSVTFHVEKGSNPNYLAILVEYGNGDGDVAQVDLMDDGEPTGPWVPMRHSWGSIWRLDTRRSLRGPFSLRVTNGSGRSLVADQVIPANWKPDAVYSSAVQFDD